The genomic window GCCGTCTTCGGCAATGTTGCCGTACAGCACCGCCAGCCCACCGTCCTGGCTGTAGGCGAATTCACGGGCGCGGATACAGCCTTCCTGACGGTCGGTGTCCAGCGACGGCCAGCGACAATCCTGGGAAAACGCCTGTGTGGTACGAATGCCCGCAGGCCCCGCGGCATACATGCTTTTTACCGCCGCGTCATCGCTCACCATGACATCATAGCGCGCCAGGGTTTCCGGCAGCGACAAACCGAGCACATTGTGCACATCGCCATTAAGCAGCCCGCTGCGGCCCAGCTCGCCGAGAATGCCGATAACGCCGCCGGAGCGGTGTACATCTTCCATATGATACTTTTGGGTGCTGGGCGCAACCTTGCATAAGTGCGGCACTTTGCGCGACAGGCGATCGATATCCGCCATGGTAAAGTCCACTTCGCCTTCCTGCGCCGCGGCAAGCAGATGGAGCACAGTGTTGGTCGAGCCGCCCATGGCGATATCCAGGGTCATGGCGTTTTCAAACGCCGCTTTGCTGGCGATACTGCGCGGCAACGCGCTGGTATCATCTTGTTCATAATAGCGTTTGGCTAAGCCGACGATACGCTCGCCGGCGTTCAAGAACAGCTGCTTGCGGTCGGCGTGGGTCGCCAGCAGTGAACCATTGCCCGGCTGCGAAAGGCCGAGCGCCTCGGTGAGACAGTTCATCGAGTTGGCGGTAAACATCCCCGAGCACGATCCACAGGTCGGACAGGCGGAACGCTCGATCTGGTTGCTATCTTCATCCGAGACGTCGGGATTAGCGCCTTGAATCATGGCGTCTATCAGGTCCAGCTTGATGATTTTGTCCAACAGCTTGGTTTTCCCGGCTTCCATCGGGCCGCCAGAGACAAAGATGACCGGTATGTTCAGGCGCAAGGACGCCATCAGCATGCCGGGAGTGATTTTATCGCAGTTGGAAATACATACCATGGCGTCGGCACAGTGGGCATTCACCATGTATTCCACCGAATCGGCGATAAGCTCGCGCGAGGGCAGAGAGTACAGCATGCCGCCGTGCCCCATCGCAATACCGTCGTCCACCGCAATGGTGTTGAACTCCTTCGCGACGCCGCCGGACGCTTCGATCTGTTCGGCGACCAGTTTACCCAAATCGCGCAGATGGACGTGGCCCGGCACAAACTGGGTAAAGGAGTTGACCACGGCGATAATCGGTTTGCCAAAATCGTCGTCGGTCATTCCCGTGGCGCGCCACAGGGCGCGTGCACCGGCCATATTTCGGCCGTGCGTGGTGGTAGCGGAACGGTACTTAGGCATGCTCATAACTCCAGTTATTCAGATGGCCAGGGCAGCCGCAGCGCCGCGGCACGAAAGCGTTATCGTTATTGATTGACCGGATCCAGCCAGCCCCATTTATCTTCAGTCTCGCCGGTAAACAAGCCGAAGAACGCCTGCTGCAATTGCTTGGTCACCGGGCCGCATTTACCGATGCCGACTTTGATGCCGTCAACGCTGCGCACCGGGGTAATCTCGGCGGCGGTACCGGACATAAAGACTTCGTCGGCCAAATAGAGGGACTCACGGGACAAGACCTGTTCCCGCACTTCCAGCCCGGCCGCGATGGCCAGCTTGATAATGGCGTCGCGCGTAATGCCGGGCAGCGCGGATGAGGTGAACGGCGGCGTAAACAAAATACCGTCCTTCACTTCAAACAAATTCTCGCCGGCACCTTCGGAGACATAACCATGTACGTCCAGCGCGATACCCTCTTGATAACCATGGCGGCGGGCTTCGCTGCCCACCAGCATTGAAGACAGGTAATTGCCGCCGGCTTTGACCGCGGTAGGGATAGTATTGGCCGCCGCGCGGTTCCACGAAGACACCATCGCGTCGATCCCCTGATCCAGGGCTTCTTCGCCCAGATAAGCGCCCCAGGGGAACGCGGCGATAATGACGTCGGTGGTATAGCCCGCCGGCGGGTTAACGCCCATGCCGACATCTCCGACAAACACCAGCGGTCGGATGTAGGCGCTGACCAGGTTATTTTTCAGTATAACGGCGCGCGTGGCCGCCATAAGCTCATCGACACTTTGCGTGACCGGCATGCGATAGATTTTGGCCGAGTTGTGTAGGCGCTGCATGTGTTCACGATGACGAAATACCACCGGGCCTTTATGCGAATCGTAGCAACGTACACCTTCAAAGACTGATGACCCGTAATGCAGCGCATGCGACATTACATGGACTTTGGCTTCTGCCCACGGAACCATTTCACCGTTAAACCAAATGAAATCAGCTTTCTTCGTTGTCATTTTTTTCTTTCCTTACCCGGCCTTAGGCACGTATTTTTTGTGTTGTTAATTGCTGGATCTCGACACAGGAAACATCCATTAGTTTGCTTAATTGTGCAGACAATAAGTCCACAGACCGCTTGCTGGCAACGGTCAAATGAATATTTATATTTTCAACCTCCGCGCGCGGCGTCATATTTAAGGCGCACAGTTCAAAACCGCGGTGGCGGACAACCCGCAATATACGTTCCACGACTTCCGGGCGAAAGCGCGCCTGAATGGAAAGGGAATGTTGCATCATAATGATTTCTCCAGCATGGTTTCATTACCGGCGCCGGGAGGCACCAGGGGCCAGACATTCTCAAGCTCATCGATAGAGACATGCAGCAGGAACGGTCCTGGTTGGTTAAACAGGGAGTCAAGCGCCTGCGGGATTTGGTCTTTACGGGTGATATGCAGGCCGGGAATATTGAAGGCGCTGGCCAGCGTGAGAAAATCGGGGTTATCGGTCAGGGTGGTTTCGCTATAACGTTTATCGAAGAACAATTGCTGCCATTGACGGACCATGCCTAAGCGCTGATTATCCAGCAGCACGATCTTCAGCGGTAACCGTTTTCGCTTAATCGTGGTCAGCTCCTGCACATTCATCATGAAGGAGCCGTCGCCGGAGATGCAGATGACGGTATCCTCCAGCCGCGCAATTTGCGCTCCTATCGCGGCGGGAATGCCGAATCCCATAGTCCCCAGGCCGCTGGAGGTGATGAAATTCTCCGGCCGGCTGAAACGCATATGCTGGGCGGCCCACATTTGATGTTGCCCGACATCAGTGGTCACCACAGCCTCGTCGGGGGCGCGATCGCTGATGGCCCGCAGCAGCGCCGGGGCGTAAATCCCCGCGCCGGGATTGTCATAGCGCCAGCGGTACTCCGCTTTCAGCGCCTGGGTCTCAACGCGCCAGGCGTCGATAGACAACGGTTGCGCCAGCGCCGGCAGCAGATGATTCAAATCTCCCAGCAGCGCGATGTGCGCCTGGCGCAACTTGCCCAACTCGGCAGGATCTATATCCAGATGAATCACCTTGGCATGGGGAGCAAACGCATTCAGCCGGCCGGTCACCCGATCGTCGAAACGCGCGCCAACCGCGATCAGCAAATCGCAGGCCTGTACCGCCAGATTGGCGGCCTGATTGCCATGCATACCCAGCATGCCTAAATAACAAGCATCATCGACATCCGGCGCACCCAGACCTTTTAGCGTCGCCACGGCGGGAAGGCCGGTTTGGGTAATCAATTGCCGCAACGCCGGAACCGCACCGGCCATGCCGACGCCGCCGCCGACATAGAGAATCGGGCGTGTCGCCTGGCGCATCAGCCGACGCGCGCCATCCAGATCGCCCTGAATGCTGCTGGCCTGATCGTCGAGACTCAGTAAATGCGGCGTCAGATCGCCGTCCGCCAATTGAATATCTTTGGGAATATCAATCAAAACGGGTCCCGTGCGCCCGCTGGTGGCGATAGCGAAGGCTTCGGTGATGATGCCTGGCAGCGCGTCCAGCGACTCCACCAGAAAGCTATGTTTCGTACAGGCGAGCGACAGGCCCAGTACATCAATCTCTTGAAAAGCGTCGGTGCCGATGAACGCCGACCCGACCTGCCCAGTGATCGCCACAACCGGCACCGAATCCAATAAAGCATCGGCCAGCCCGGTAATAAGGTTGGTGGCGCCAGGGCCGGAGGTAGCGATGCACACGCCCACTTTACCGGTAGCCCGTGCGTAGCCGATTGCTGCGATGGCCGCGCCCTGCTCATGACGGCATAGCAGGTGTTCCACCCCGCCGTCGAATAGCGCGTCGTATACCGGCATGATAGCGCCGCCGGGGTAGCCGAAAACCATGTCCACACCCTGTGCCCGCAGCGCCTGTATTACCCATTGAGCTCCATTCATGGTTAGTTCCCCGCCTTCGCGCCGCAGGGACAGAACAATATTCTAATTATCATTGAGTGTTCTCCTGTCGCTTGATTGATGCCCCAAAAAAAACCCCCGACCAGTTGGTACGGGGGTTTTCTTGAGATTTAAGCTTGTTTAGTAAGCTTTTCTTCGTCCAAGTGCAGCCCCGCACGGTGGGATAATAATCACCACCACGCTAATCACGACTAGGCTAATCACTTGAACAACAGCTTTCATAAATAGGTTTTCATTATGTTGGCATCGAATGAATACCTATAGAGTTATCACAGTTAGTGTAAGCGTGACAACTAATTTCGTTTTCACCATAGCAGACATGACCAGGAATCATGCTTCTAACCTATGATTTATATTGGGTTATTTTTAAGTGAAAATTTTTCATGTTAGCCGGGGATAACTCCCTTGAGGCACCCTAGGCGCAGATCATTTGTGATAGGAAGGGGAGCGTGCACGACCAGTGATATGCAGGCCGTTGCAAGAGTGTATACGCATTGATGGGAGTTAGGTGGGGGAGAAGTTGGATATAGGCGGGGGTTAGGCGGAAAGCGATCATTGTCCGCCTCCCTCTTTTCACGCGTCCTGGATGTCGCTACGGGTATAAGACAGGATAGTGGCGCAGCGAGTCCGGGAGACCCGCCCCTGCAACCAGAAAAGACGATCGCCATTGTGTCTTTTGCCGCAATGCTGCAATGGCAATGTTTTTTTTCACGGTTGTGCTGCACTTCCCATCACCCCCCCTCCACGCCACCACAATGACTGACATACTCAGCTCCGGTTAAAAAGGAAGGCCTCATCGCAATGGCGACAATTTATACCCGCGGGTTGATCGGCATCCATGCGCCCTTTATGACGGTAGAGGCACATGCGGGTAAAGGGCTGCCCGCTTTCACCCTGGTGGGGTTGCCGGAAAGCACCGTGCGCGCGGCGCGGGATCGGGTGCGCAGCGCCATCCTTAACAGCGGATATCAATTCCCCGCCCGGTGCATCACCGTGAATCTGGTGCCGGCGGATCTGCCGAAAGAAGGGGCGAGCTACGATTTACCGGTCGCACTCGCTATCCTTGCCGCAACGCAACAGATTCCCTGTACGCGGCTTGACCAGCACGAGTTTCTTGGCGAGCTGTCGCTCGCCGGGGAGTTGCGGGGGGGTGTACGGCGCTATACCGGCCGCCCATGGCGCGGCGGCCGACGGGCGGCAGCTTATCCTGCCCCAAGCCAATAGTGAGGAAATCGCGCTGCTGCCGGACAGCCAGGCCTATCTCGCCGGTTGTTTGCACCAGGTGTGCCGTTTCCTACAGGGCAACGACGCGCTGACCTTCGCCGATCCGACTGCATTCACCCAGCTGACCCCGCCTGACGGCGGTGATCTTGCGGAGGTTATCGGCCAGCAGCACGCCAGGCGCGCGCTGTAAATTGCCGCCGCTGTCGGATGACGAGGCCATGGAAACCGCCACCATCACCAGCCTGGTCAGCATCAGCAGCGCGAACCGCTGGAGACGGACGAAATCCATATCGCACGGGTCCAGGCCAGCATCTGCCTGCCGGCGCGCTTCCAGCTGGTAGCGGCGATGAATCCCAGCCCTTCCGGCGATCGCAGCGGCGTACACGCCCGCTGTGGAGCCGCCGAGATAGTACGCTATCTGAATCGCCTGTCGGGTCCATTTCTCGATCGCTTCGATCTGTCGGTGGACGTTCCGCTGCTGCAGCCCGGCGAGGACAGCGCGCGCAGAGCCTCAACGCCAGATTGAGCAATACGCAGCTGGCGCAATGCTGTCATTTGTCGGAAGCCGATGGCCTATTTCTGGAAAATGCGCTAACGGCGCTGGGATTATCGGTACGTGCCTGGCATCGCCTATTAAAGGTAGCCCGTACCCTAGCAGATCTGGCGGGTGAAGCCCACATTAGCCGGATTCATCTGGCGGAAGCGCTCAGCTATCGCTGCATTGACCGGCTGCTGCACGAACTGTGGCAGCAGCGGGAATAACAGAGAGATTAAAGGGGCCGCAGCCCCTTCTTTATCAATCTTCGGTGTCGGTGTAGTCTTCCACCACATCCATCTGCGGTTTACCGCCGGAAAGGGTATGAAAACGCTTGGGACGGCGAGTATGCTCTATGTACTTGAACCAAACCTTCTCATGTTCATTGGTGGGGGCAAGTTCACCGTGGCACACCGCAACAAACTGCCACTCATCCTCAGTTACCGGCTCTCGTTTGCCACTATCAAGATCATTGTAGGCATGGCCGCAACGCTCCAATAATTGCGCTTCCCGAATGGTAAAATGACCATGCCGGGAGAAGCCGCGAGGATAATTTTTGTTATCAAAATAACGATTAGTAGTAAAAAAGCTGTCCGCCATCTTACGCGCTCCCACCTCTACATAAGCCATGCTGTTTATGGCGCGGAGTATTAGTTAGGCTTGACTTTCTGTAAAACGAAACATTTTAATCAGTAAGACAAAATTTTTTTGGAGAGCGTAGTGGACTCGGAATTACTGAAAACATTCTTGGAAGTAAGCCGTACCCGACATTTTGGGCGTGCGGCGGAAGCACTCTATTTGACACAATCGGCGGTAAGTTTTCGCATCCGCCAGTTGGAAACACAGCTCGGCGTCAGCCTTTTCACCCGCCATAGGAATAATATTCGCTTGACGGCGGCGGGCGAACGGCTATTGCCCTATGCTGAAAATCTGATGGTTACCTGGCAGGTCGCCAAGCAGGAAGTGACGCGCTCGTTACAGCACAATCCGCTGTCCATCGGCGCCAGCGCCTCGCTGTGGGAAGCATGGCTGGGGGACTGGCTGCAAAATCTTTATCAACAATGGCCGGATCTACAATTGGAAGCACGCATTGCCCTGCGTCAGGGGCTGATAAAAGAGCTGCACGAACGCCAATTGGATTTGCTGATTACCACCGAAGCGCCAAAAATGGAAGAGTTAGCCAGTCAGCAGCTCGGCAGTTTCTCCCTGACGCTGTTTACCGATGTCAACGGCGCGTCAGTAAGCGACAGACGTCCCTATATTCAGCTTGAATGGGGCGCCGATTTTCACACGCATGAAAACCGGCTGCAGTTAAACCAGCAGGCGCCGCTCGTCACAACGACTTCGGCGCAGTTGACGCGCCAACTATTGCAGGTCACTGCCGCCTGCGCCTTTCTGCCCAGTCATTGGGCCCAACGCTTCGCGGATTTGCGATCTGTCAACGATGTGCCGTCGATAGTCCGTCCGCTGTATGCGGTGTGGTTACAAAACAGCGATCAGCGTCCGATGATTAGACAGCTATTAAAAACCGCCGTGCTATAAAGGTTCGCGGCGCGCTGCATCGGTTGGCGCGGTTTCGCTCATTGGCGTGGGCCGGGCTACTACTGCGGTACCGCTTCCACGGCGCGCCAGCCAGAAAGCGTTTAATCCTTTCTGTAAGCCGATAAAACCGAACAGCAGGATCCCGATGACGATCTTGGTCCACCAGGAGCTGAGCGTACCGTCAAAGGTGATATACTTTTGAATCAGCCCCTAGATCATGACCCAAACAAGGCGCCTAACAGGGTGCCGACGCCACCGGTCAATAACGTATCGCCAATGACCACCGCCGCGATAGTATCCAGTTCCACGCCGCTGGCCGCCAGAGCATAGCCTGCTGAGGTATAAAGAGAAAACACGATACCTGATAACACCGCCAGAGAACTTGATAGCATGTAGATCCGCACCGTCGTGCTCCTCACCGGCACGCCCATCAGAGCGGCTGAATAACCGTTGCCGCCCATCGCGTAAACGTAAGGCCGAAGCGTGTACGGTGCGCCAGAGCACCCCAGCGGCCAACAACATGATCAGCGCCAGCACGATAACAAAGGCCAGTCCGGGCGGAACGTCATATTCCCCAATCATCTTCGCCAGCAACACACTGGTAAACGCAATTGTAGATCCCACCGACAAATCAATACCGCCGGAGAAAATAACGAAGGTCATTCCCACCGCCACGATACCCAGAAAAGCATTGTCCGTCAGTAAATCACCAATGACCCGTGTAGAGGCAAAGCCGGGATATTGGCTCAGACAGTACAAGTAACCGGCAATGAACACCACGATAGTCATCGCCAGCGGCAAGTTTCGTTTCAGCATCAGCGGCGCCTCCGCAGCATCGACAGCGATATTCGCGGCGACTGCACCATCAAAAACAGCAGCACCACAATCGCTTTCACTACCAGGTTAAATTCGGGCTGGAAGCCGGAAAGCAAAATACCGGTGTTCATCCCCTGAAGAATCAGCGCTCCCACTACCGATAACAGCAAATAGAAACGGCCGCCTAAAAGCGAGCCGCCACCGATGACCACCGCCAAAATGGCGTCCAGCTCCAGCCACAAACCGGCATTGTTGGCATCTGCCCCCTGAAATATCGGCGGTAATAATAATTCCGGCGACGGCGGCGCACAGCCCGCACAGCATATACACCACCATCAGCACCAGACGCGTGTTCACCCCCGTGTTATGCGCCGAACGGATGTTGATGCCGGCCGCCTCGATAAAGAGCCCTAGCGCGGTTTTGCGGGTCAGCCCCCACAACAGCAGCAGCATCGCGACGGCGATAATCACCGGAATCGGTAACCATAGCAACGCCCCGTGGCCGATTTCGCCAAACGCCGCATTATCGAAAGTGACAATCTGGTCCTCGGTAATCATCTGCGCCGCACCGGCGCTCCGCGGTTGATGAGATCGATCACGCTCCGAACAGCCTACCGTCATGAATACGCAGTGAAAAAAAATGCGGCGAGACCAGAGATGGCCAGCAGCGCCATGCCGTCGGCGCACAGCGCCTCGATCGCCCGGATGATATCCGCAT from Sodalis glossinidius str. 'morsitans' includes these protein-coding regions:
- the ilvD gene encoding dihydroxy-acid dehydratase; the encoded protein is MPKYRSATTTHGRNMAGARALWRATGMTDDDFGKPIIAVVNSFTQFVPGHVHLRDLGKLVAEQIEASGGVAKEFNTIAVDDGIAMGHGGMLYSLPSRELIADSVEYMVNAHCADAMVCISNCDKITPGMLMASLRLNIPVIFVSGGPMEAGKTKLLDKIIKLDLIDAMIQGANPDVSDEDSNQIERSACPTCGSCSGMFTANSMNCLTEALGLSQPGNGSLLATHADRKQLFLNAGERIVGLAKRYYEQDDTSALPRSIASKAAFENAMTLDIAMGGSTNTVLHLLAAAQEGEVDFTMADIDRLSRKVPHLCKVAPSTQKYHMEDVHRSGGVIGILGELGRSGLLNGDVHNVLGLSLPETLARYDVMVSDDAAVKSMYAAGPAGIRTTQAFSQDCRWPSLDTDRQEGCIRAREFAYSQDGGLAVLYGNIAEDGCIVKTAGVDKGSLVFRGPAKVYESQEAASEAILGGKVVAGDVVVIRYEGPKGGPGMQEMLYPTTFLKSVGLGKSCALITDGRFSGGTSGLSIGHVSPEAASGGLIGLVRDGDIIDINIAGRGIVLDVADSELAARRETELARGAAAWTPVARERQVSFALKAYASLATSADKGAVRDKAKLGG
- a CDS encoding branched-chain amino acid transaminase, whose product is MTTKKADFIWFNGEMVPWAEAKVHVMSHALHYGSSVFEGVRCYDSHKGPVVFRHREHMQRLHNSAKIYRMPVTQSVDELMAATRAVILKNNLVSAYIRPLVFVGDVGMGVNPPAGYTTDVIIAAFPWGAYLGEEALDQGIDAMVSSWNRAAANTIPTAVKAGGNYLSSMLVGSEARRHGYQEGIALDVHGYVSEGAGENLFEVKDGILFTPPFTSSALPGITRDAIIKLAIAAGLEVREQVLSRESLYLADEVFMSGTAAEITPVRSVDGIKVGIGKCGPVTKQLQQAFFGLFTGETEDKWGWLDPVNQ
- the ilvM gene encoding acetolactate synthase 2 small subunit, translating into MMQHSLSIQARFRPEVVERILRVVRHRGFELCALNMTPRAEVENINIHLTVASKRSVDLLSAQLSKLMDVSCVEIQQLTTQKIRA
- the ilvG gene encoding acetolactate synthase 2 catalytic subunit, producing MNGAQWVIQALRAQGVDMVFGYPGGAIMPVYDALFDGGVEHLLCRHEQGAAIAAIGYARATGKVGVCIATSGPGATNLITGLADALLDSVPVVAITGQVGSAFIGTDAFQEIDVLGLSLACTKHSFLVESLDALPGIITEAFAIATSGRTGPVLIDIPKDIQLADGDLTPHLLSLDDQASSIQGDLDGARRLMRQATRPILYVGGGVGMAGAVPALRQLITQTGLPAVATLKGLGAPDVDDACYLGMLGMHGNQAANLAVQACDLLIAVGARFDDRVTGRLNAFAPHAKVIHLDIDPAELGKLRQAHIALLGDLNHLLPALAQPLSIDAWRVETQALKAEYRWRYDNPGAGIYAPALLRAISDRAPDEAVVTTDVGQHQMWAAQHMRFSRPENFITSSGLGTMGFGIPAAIGAQIARLEDTVICISGDGSFMMNVQELTTIKRKRLPLKIVLLDNQRLGMVRQWQQLFFDKRYSETTLTDNPDFLTLASAFNIPGLHITRKDQIPQALDSLFNQPGPFLLHVSIDELENVWPLVPPGAGNETMLEKSL
- the ilvL gene encoding ilv operon leader peptide, which translates into the protein MKAVVQVISLVVISVVVIIIPPCGAALGRRKAY
- a CDS encoding DUF413 domain-containing protein; this encodes MADSFFTTNRYFDNKNYPRGFSRHGHFTIREAQLLERCGHAYNDLDSGKREPVTEDEWQFVAVCHGELAPTNEHEKVWFKYIEHTRRPKRFHTLSGGKPQMDVVEDYTDTED
- the hdfR gene encoding HTH-type transcriptional regulator HdfR, translated to MDSELLKTFLEVSRTRHFGRAAEALYLTQSAVSFRIRQLETQLGVSLFTRHRNNIRLTAAGERLLPYAENLMVTWQVAKQEVTRSLQHNPLSIGASASLWEAWLGDWLQNLYQQWPDLQLEARIALRQGLIKELHERQLDLLITTEAPKMEELASQQLGSFSLTLFTDVNGASVSDRRPYIQLEWGADFHTHENRLQLNQQAPLVTTTSAQLTRQLLQVTAACAFLPSHWAQRFADLRSVNDVPSIVRPLYAVWLQNSDQRPMIRQLLKTAVL